TGAAACATATGACCAACTATTGGAGAGTGTGCTTGTTGGGCCTGTCAATGTTGGAAATTATCGTTTTGTCTTACAGGCAATTCTCTTTGAACATTTGTTTAGATTCTTTAAATTAGACTCCtattttgtttctgatttgAATAAATTCTGATTCATGAATGCTGGATGTATGCTTTGCAGGCAGACCCACCTGACCCATCAAAGATTCGTGATGAAGATATCATTGGTGTCACAGTACTTTTGTTGACGTGCTCTTATTTAGGTCAGGAATTTGTTCGAGTTGGCTACTATGTGAACAATGATTATGAAGATGAGCAACTTAGAGAGGAACCTCCACCTAAAGTGTTGATTGATAAGGTCCAAAGAAACATCCTATCTGATAAACCCAGGGTTACAAAGTTCCCCATCAATTTTTATCCTGA
The DNA window shown above is from Populus trichocarpa isolate Nisqually-1 chromosome 4, P.trichocarpa_v4.1, whole genome shotgun sequence and carries:
- the LOC7487360 gene encoding histone chaperone ASF1B — its product is MSAVNLTNVTVLDNPAPFLSPFQFEISYECLTPLKDDLEWKLIYVGSAEDETYDQLLESVLVGPVNVGNYRFVLQAIPPDPSKIRDEDIIGVTVLLLTCSYLGQEFVRVGYYVNNDYEDEQLREEPPPKVLIDKVQRNILSDKPRVTKFPINFYPENTEGAEEPLANDQPAETDGNEERLPASPHHSSDKEGP